In Cryptococcus gattii WM276 chromosome A, complete sequence, one genomic interval encodes:
- a CDS encoding Hypothetical Protein (Similar to TIGR gene model, INSD accession AAW41629.1): MERLQQNPAELFRIVGGFAIAGGVGSLIKHHFSSIIIGIYEILTGAVIIFLEVRPPTEGHKAIIQKYASFMHSFLGRGVFYLLLGVLMLNYYTLLYICGTIVGAVGLAFIALHFVHMVEAPSTMQPPVADAEAQPVWQGPTE, from the exons ATGGAGCGCTTACAACAAAACCCCGCGGAACTCTTCCG GATTGTTGGTGGCTTTGCCATTGCTGGGGGAGTGGGATCTCTCATCAAGCATCATTTCTCAAGTATCATTATTGGAATCTATGAAATCCT CACCGGTGCTGTGATCATTTTCTTAGAAGTTCGACCTCCCACCGAAGGGCACAAGGCTATTATCCAGAAATACGCCAGTTTCATGCACTCATTCCTTGGTCGTGGCGTCT TCTATTTGCTGCTCGGTGTCCTAATGCTCAA CTACTACACTCTTCTATATATCTGCGGGACCATCGTCGGAGCCGTTGGTTTAGCCTTCATCGCCCTTCATTTCGTTCATATGGTCGAGGCCCCTTC GACTATGCAACCACCTGTCGCTGATGCGGAGGCCCAACCAGTTTGGCAAGGACCAACCGAATAA